One genomic window of bacterium includes the following:
- a CDS encoding Mrp/NBP35 family ATP-binding protein, with amino-acid sequence MEQQQQRIDERMKKIKNKFLILSGKGGVGKSTVAVNLAWTLSQKGMKVGLLDVDIHGPSVPKMLGLEGKHLAGSGDGIEPIALGSNLKVISIAFLLSSSDAPVIWRGPLKMTAIRQFLSDVNWGELDYLIVDAPPGTGDEPLSVCQLIKDITGAIVVTTPQEISLLDVKKSIGFIKQLNVPLTGIIENMSGFVCPHCGKSTDIFKVGGGKRIADELNIPFLGSIPLEADIVKASDGGKPFMNLDLKIECKKKFEEIVSRITKTRK; translated from the coding sequence ATGGAGCAACAACAGCAAAGAATTGATGAAAGGATGAAGAAGATAAAAAATAAATTTCTTATTCTTTCAGGCAAAGGCGGTGTTGGTAAATCAACTGTTGCAGTTAATTTGGCATGGACCCTTTCACAAAAGGGTATGAAAGTTGGTCTTTTAGATGTAGATATTCATGGGCCTAGTGTCCCCAAGATGTTAGGACTTGAAGGAAAACATCTTGCAGGTTCCGGAGATGGCATTGAACCAATCGCATTAGGAAGTAATCTGAAGGTTATTAGTATAGCTTTTCTGTTGAGTTCTTCTGATGCTCCTGTTATTTGGCGTGGTCCTTTGAAAATGACGGCTATAAGACAATTTTTATCTGATGTGAACTGGGGAGAACTTGATTATCTTATTGTTGATGCTCCTCCAGGCACGGGAGATGAACCGCTATCAGTATGCCAACTTATAAAAGATATAACAGGCGCGATTGTAGTTACTACTCCACAGGAAATTTCTCTGTTAGATGTTAAAAAAAGCATAGGATTTATTAAACAATTAAATGTTCCGCTGACCGGTATTATTGAAAATATGAGTGGTTTTGTTTGTCCTCACTGCGGAAAATCAACGGATATTTTTAAAGTCGGAGGAGGTAAAAGAATAGCTGATGAGTTAAATATTCCTTTTTTAGGAAGCATACCTCTCGAAGCAGATATAGTAAAAGCTTCTGATGGGGGTAAACCCTTTATGAATTTGGACTTGAAAATTGAATGTAAAAAGAAATTCGAAGAAATTGTTAGCAGAATTACTAAAACGAGAAAATAA
- a CDS encoding class I SAM-dependent methyltransferase encodes MDTEAFENHKRYLDRMNFCKNFGYDVEQERRFVLKESKPIKGNILEIGTGKGYFTIELAKEGYSFTSIDISEKEQEFARLNLAYLGLGKQVNFKIDNAEDLSFKNESFDVIFAINTIHHFTSPFNAVDEFIRVAKLKGKIILSDFNKEGMKMIDKIHASEGRKHDSGKVALDAISDYLESKELNVQKYESKFENVIVAYC; translated from the coding sequence TTGGATACCGAAGCATTTGAAAATCACAAAAGATATTTAGATAGGATGAATTTTTGCAAGAATTTTGGATATGATGTTGAGCAGGAAAGACGTTTCGTTTTAAAAGAATCTAAACCTATCAAGGGCAATATTTTAGAGATAGGCACTGGAAAAGGATATTTTACAATTGAACTTGCCAAAGAGGGGTATAGTTTTACAAGTATAGATATTTCAGAAAAAGAACAAGAATTTGCAAGACTTAATTTAGCGTATTTGGGGTTGGGGAAACAGGTAAATTTTAAGATAGATAATGCTGAGGATTTAAGTTTCAAGAACGAAAGTTTTGATGTTATTTTCGCAATAAATACTATACATCATTTTACAAGTCCTTTTAATGCAGTAGATGAGTTTATAAGAGTTGCGAAACTGAAAGGTAAAATAATTTTAAGTGATTTTAACAAAGAAGGTATGAAGATGATAGATAAGATTCATGCAAGCGAAGGAAGAAAACACGACTCGGGAAAGGTTGCTTTGGATGCGATAAGCGATTATTTAGAAAGCAAAGAATTAAATGTTCAGAAATATGAAAGCAAATTTGAAAATGTTATCGTAGCATATTGTTAA
- a CDS encoding zinc ribbon domain-containing protein has protein sequence MPIYIYICEDCGHKFDVFTHVTNNSNKPKCEKCGNRNTKKTLAGFSVGKSSKNSSPSCPTGTCPLG, from the coding sequence ATGCCAATATATATCTATATATGTGAAGATTGCGGGCATAAATTTGATGTCTTTACTCATGTGACAAATAACTCTAATAAGCCGAAGTGTGAAAAATGTGGTAATAGGAACACAAAGAAAACTTTGGCTGGATTCAGTGTTGGCAAATCTTCTAAAAATAGTTCACCAAGTTGTCCTACGGGGACTTGCCCTCTTGGTTAA
- a CDS encoding DUF5320 domain-containing protein: protein MPRGDGTGPTGQGPRTGRGMPVRQGFNGGGGSGGGIGQGGGGRGMPARQGFNGGGGGNLPGSGPAGNCVCPKCGEKVSHQRSIACYSISCPKCGSKMAKE, encoded by the coding sequence ATGCCAAGAGGAGATGGAACAGGCCCAACAGGACAGGGTCCGAGAACAGGTAGAGGTATGCCTGTCCGCCAAGGTTTTAATGGTGGGGGAGGAAGTGGTGGAGGTATTGGACAGGGCGGAGGTGGTAGAGGTATGCCTGCCCGCCAGGGTTTTAATGGTGGGGGGGGCGGTAATCTTCCTGGCTCAGGTCCGGCGGGAAATTGTGTATGCCCTAAATGCGGCGAGAAAGTATCACACCAGCGGAGTATAGCTTGTTATTCTATAAGTTGTCCCAAGTGTGGTAGTAAGATGGCGAAGGAATAA
- a CDS encoding OsmC family protein, with amino-acid sequence MNKKFIFKTNIKWIEGKKGKLYSSDKPSFEFSTPPEFRGPDGFWSPEDLFLASINSCIMTTFIHFAEKEPLVFLSYESETEGEVSFEEGKLIFSSVTVRPVIKVKNESDKEKAKQLINKSERYCLISASVKSKITVLTKIEISTD; translated from the coding sequence ATGAATAAAAAATTTATTTTTAAAACAAATATTAAATGGATAGAGGGTAAAAAAGGCAAGCTGTATAGTTCCGATAAACCATCATTTGAATTTTCTACTCCTCCTGAATTTAGGGGTCCTGATGGTTTTTGGTCTCCTGAAGATTTGTTTCTTGCATCTATTAACTCTTGTATTATGACTACTTTTATCCATTTTGCTGAAAAAGAGCCTCTTGTCTTTTTGTCTTATGAGAGTGAAACAGAAGGAGAAGTAAGTTTTGAAGAGGGTAAATTAATTTTTTCCTCTGTAACTGTTAGACCGGTTATAAAAGTTAAAAATGAATCTGATAAGGAAAAGGCAAAACAATTGATAAACAAAAGTGAAAGATATTGTTTAATATCGGCTTCTGTTAAATCGAAAATCACCGTATTAACTAAGATAGAAATATCAACAGATTAA